One segment of Nocardia farcinica DNA contains the following:
- a CDS encoding helix-turn-helix domain-containing protein, which produces MGALHAGQRVAAERKLAGLTQRQLASRANYSLGLVKAVEQGREPASPAFLAAAARVLRVEPERLTGEPYRDLIETDGPLEGVTELRAILTEGPYLAALEPAPLDELQRELDEVDQAYLQDRGRDALARLPELIRQLHGALRETRDTTRVWTMLAQAWAAVDRSTLQYNLAGFGPTVLDRLDHAAERGDDPLYRTQALVKRARRLMYLDQHVVSLDLIERALDSVHGDGAGERALRGSAHLTGAVIAARGFRPDVAEEHLREARRLAAPMRSETSLYGTLFGPVNVGIHTTAVALDSGDPGRAAREGASLVIPDAAVARPRIGHHWQDVARAWLLTGKPDLALDALNRARRVAPQQTRMHPSVRETVFGIAAAQRRQKNSVSSFASWLGVQL; this is translated from the coding sequence ATGGGTGCTCTCCACGCCGGTCAGCGCGTCGCGGCGGAGCGAAAGCTCGCCGGCCTCACACAGCGCCAACTCGCAAGTCGTGCAAACTATTCGCTCGGTTTGGTGAAGGCGGTCGAGCAAGGCCGGGAACCTGCGAGCCCCGCCTTTCTGGCCGCCGCTGCAAGGGTCCTGCGCGTCGAACCCGAGCGGCTGACCGGCGAGCCCTACCGGGATCTGATCGAGACCGACGGACCGCTGGAAGGCGTGACGGAGCTACGCGCGATCCTCACGGAGGGGCCCTACCTGGCCGCACTCGAGCCCGCGCCGCTCGACGAACTGCAAAGGGAACTCGACGAGGTCGACCAGGCGTATCTGCAGGACCGGGGCCGGGATGCGTTGGCGCGGCTGCCCGAGCTGATCCGCCAACTGCACGGAGCGCTGCGGGAAACCAGGGACACCACCAGGGTGTGGACGATGCTCGCGCAGGCGTGGGCCGCCGTGGACCGGTCGACGCTGCAATACAACCTGGCAGGCTTCGGTCCCACGGTCCTCGACCGCCTCGATCATGCTGCCGAACGCGGCGACGACCCTCTCTACCGGACTCAAGCGCTCGTCAAGCGCGCTAGACGGTTGATGTACTTGGACCAGCACGTTGTCAGCCTGGATCTGATCGAACGTGCGCTCGACAGTGTGCACGGTGACGGCGCGGGAGAGCGGGCTTTGCGCGGGTCCGCCCATCTGACCGGCGCGGTCATTGCCGCCCGGGGTTTCCGTCCTGACGTGGCCGAGGAACACTTGCGCGAAGCGCGTCGCCTCGCTGCGCCCATGCGTAGCGAAACCAGCTTGTACGGAACTCTTTTCGGGCCGGTGAATGTCGGTATCCACACCACGGCAGTCGCCCTGGATTCCGGCGATCCCGGACGAGCTGCCCGTGAAGGCGCGTCACTGGTGATTCCGGACGCTGCGGTGGCACGCCCCCGAATCGGCCATCACTGGCAGGACGTTGCACGCGCCTGGCTGCTCACCGGGAAACCCGACCTCGCATTGGATGCCCTCAACCGGGCGCGCCGGGTCGCGCCCCAACAGACGAGAATGCACCCGAGCGTCCGTGAGACTGTTTTCGGAATCGCTGCAGCTCAGCGTCGACAGAAGAACAGCGTTTCGAGCTTCGCCAGTTGGCTCGGCGTTCAGTTGTGA
- a CDS encoding helix-turn-helix domain-containing protein has protein sequence MGQDLGERLRSVRKRRGLTQRELADCAGLSVSLIRKLEQGERPSARLDTMRKLAVALGVRTSLLQAGQTDTEHADPNTSNLWEPVRRALVTPTRADDVDDQPTVSGVEAAYRALMPMADAHRYHDIAAVLPGLLNDAETLDDHEGRAIRARLLSLVAWMLVQNRQFEVASLTVDRAVDTAPERGIAAAAVNVGVWSLLRQGDLAPARELAVRWADDIEPRFSTATSSQLALWGRLWLYVANVGVRDNSPGATADALSLARAAAARVGREVLYDPNPNRLFGPVTVAQASAECAVIAEQPRQALSIAEGLPTAVLSPTAAGRLRHRLDIALAHTQLRQYTEAVAILREVRATAPEWLVQQRYARDILGAVVEGRRTLTADMRELADFIRLEY, from the coding sequence ATGGGCCAGGACCTCGGGGAGCGACTGCGATCGGTTCGTAAGCGGCGCGGTCTGACACAACGCGAACTCGCCGACTGCGCGGGATTGTCGGTGTCGCTCATCCGCAAGCTCGAGCAGGGCGAGCGCCCATCGGCACGGCTCGACACGATGCGCAAGCTCGCGGTCGCCCTGGGTGTTCGAACCTCGTTGTTGCAGGCCGGGCAGACCGATACCGAGCACGCCGACCCGAACACATCGAACCTGTGGGAACCCGTGCGGCGCGCGCTCGTCACACCCACCCGTGCCGACGACGTCGATGATCAACCGACCGTCAGCGGTGTGGAGGCGGCCTATCGCGCACTCATGCCGATGGCCGACGCGCACCGCTATCACGACATCGCGGCGGTTCTACCGGGCCTTCTCAACGACGCCGAAACCCTAGACGACCACGAAGGCCGCGCCATTCGTGCGCGCCTGCTGAGCCTGGTCGCCTGGATGCTGGTCCAGAACCGGCAGTTCGAGGTCGCGAGCTTGACGGTGGACCGAGCAGTGGACACCGCGCCGGAGCGCGGAATCGCGGCAGCCGCGGTGAACGTCGGAGTCTGGTCGCTGCTGCGGCAGGGCGATCTGGCGCCAGCTCGCGAGCTGGCGGTGAGATGGGCCGACGACATCGAACCACGCTTCTCGACCGCGACGTCGAGTCAGCTCGCCCTGTGGGGTCGCCTGTGGTTGTACGTCGCGAACGTCGGCGTCCGCGACAACTCGCCGGGCGCCACAGCCGACGCCCTGTCTCTGGCGCGGGCGGCTGCGGCGCGAGTCGGGCGTGAGGTGCTCTACGACCCGAACCCGAACCGGCTCTTCGGTCCGGTGACCGTCGCACAGGCCAGTGCCGAATGCGCGGTCATCGCCGAACAACCTCGCCAGGCGTTGTCGATCGCGGAGGGACTTCCGACTGCGGTTCTCTCGCCGACCGCGGCGGGCCGCCTGCGACACCGCCTGGACATCGCCCTGGCCCACACCCAGCTTCGTCAATACACCGAGGCCGTCGCCATCCTGCGTGAGGTGCGCGCCACCGCCCCGGAATGGCTGGTCCAGCAACGCTACGCCCGCGACATCCTCGGCGCCGTTGTCGAGGGCCGACGAACTCTCACCGCCGACATGCGCGAACTGGCCGACTTCATTCGTCTCGAATACTGA
- a CDS encoding helix-turn-helix domain-containing protein codes for MGGDLGERVRSVRKRRGLTQRELADASGLSVSLIRKLEQGDRPNVRVETARKLAVALRVRTSALQAGHTDAEHADAETSNLWEPVRRALVVPVRTDDADDPPTSRGVEAAVRALAPLVDAHRYRDIAQVLPGLLADAETLDDHEGRVIRARLLSLAAFLLVGNRQFDVAAMTVDRAVDAAPERGIAVGAINSLIWSHLRQGNLAAARDLAVEWADDLEPARFSTATPGRLAPWGRFWLYVANVCVRDNSPGATADALSLARSAAVRIGREMIYDRLPHRTFGPITVAQATAECAVTAQQPRQVLTIAEALPTAVPAATIGNRLRHRLDVANVHTQLRHYGEAVAVLREVRAIAPEWIVQQRYARDILGAVVEGRRTLTADMRELADFIHLEY; via the coding sequence ATGGGCGGTGATCTCGGGGAGCGGGTGCGTTCGGTTCGCAAACGGCGCGGATTGACGCAACGGGAACTCGCTGACGCGTCAGGTCTGTCGGTGTCGCTGATCCGCAAACTCGAGCAGGGGGACCGGCCGAACGTGCGGGTGGAGACGGCGCGCAAGCTCGCAGTGGCACTGCGCGTGCGAACCTCGGCCCTGCAGGCCGGGCACACCGACGCCGAGCACGCCGACGCGGAGACCTCGAACCTGTGGGAGCCGGTGCGGCGAGCACTGGTTGTCCCGGTCCGCACCGACGACGCCGACGATCCTCCGACCAGCCGGGGTGTCGAGGCGGCCGTTCGAGCGCTGGCGCCGCTGGTGGATGCCCACCGCTACCGCGACATCGCCCAGGTGCTGCCGGGCCTGCTCGCCGACGCGGAGACGCTCGACGATCACGAGGGCCGAGTCATCCGCGCCCGCCTGCTGAGCCTCGCCGCGTTCCTCTTGGTGGGCAACCGCCAGTTCGACGTCGCGGCGATGACAGTGGATCGCGCGGTGGACGCCGCGCCGGAACGCGGCATCGCGGTCGGCGCGATCAACTCGCTGATCTGGTCGCACCTGCGCCAGGGCAACCTCGCGGCGGCTCGCGACCTGGCGGTCGAGTGGGCCGACGACCTCGAACCCGCCCGATTTTCCACCGCGACGCCGGGCCGGCTGGCGCCGTGGGGCCGGTTCTGGTTGTACGTTGCCAACGTCTGTGTCCGTGACAACTCCCCGGGCGCCACCGCCGACGCGTTGTCGCTGGCTCGTTCGGCAGCCGTGCGGATCGGCCGGGAGATGATCTACGACCGCCTGCCCCATCGAACCTTCGGACCGATCACCGTCGCCCAGGCCACCGCCGAATGCGCCGTCACAGCCCAGCAACCCCGGCAGGTTCTGACGATCGCCGAAGCTCTCCCGACCGCCGTCCCGGCGGCGACCATCGGCAATCGCCTGCGACACCGGTTGGACGTCGCGAACGTCCACACCCAGCTCCGTCATTACGGCGAAGCCGTCGCCGTCCTGCGCGAGGTTCGCGCGATCGCCCCGGAATGGATTGTCCAGCAACGTTATGCCCGCGACATTCTCGGCGCCGTCGTCGAGGGCCGACGAACCCTCACCGCCGACATGCGCGAACTGGCCGACTTCATTCATCTCGAATACTGA